One Baekduia alba genomic window, GCGCCGACCGTGGCCCAGCCGCCGGCCTTGGCCGACGCGAGCACCGCGTCGGTCACGGCGGCGGCGCGGACGCCGTCGGCGATCGTCGGCAGGCCCTCGGGCACCGTGCCCGTCGCCATGGCGGCGTAGGCGTCGGCGACGAAGGCCTCGAAGCAGTCCAGGTAGCCCTGCGGGTGGCCGGCGGGCACCGTGGCCAGGCGCGCGGCGGCCGGCGCGAGGTGCTGCGGGTCGCGGGGCTGGATCGTGCTGGCCTCGCGGCGGCCGATCCACAGCGTCTCGGGCTGCTCCTGGTCGAAGGCGACGCTGGCGCCCGCGCCGTCGACCTGCAGCCACAGGCGGTTCTTGCGCCCGGGCGAGACCTGGGAGATCACGACCGAGCCGGTGACGCCGTCGGCAGTGCGCAGCAGCACCGCGGCGGTGTCCTCGGTGGCGACGCTCGTCGCGACGCCGGTGACGTCAGGGCGCTCGGCGTTGACCGTGCGCAGCTCGGCGGCCACCGCGGTGAAGGGCTGACCGGTGACGAAGGTGGCGGCGTCGCACCAGTGCGTGCCGATGTCGGCGAAGGCGCGCGAGGGGCCGCCGAGCTGCGCGTCAACCCGCCAGTTGGCGTCGGTGTCCGCGAGCAGCCAGTCCTGCAGGTAGGACCCGTGGACCAGGTGGACGGGCCCGATCTCGCCGGCGCGCACGATCTCGCGGGCGTGGCGCAGGACCGGGTGGTAGCGGTACACGAACGGGACGGCGACGACGCGGTCGGCCGCGGCGGCCGCCTCCTCGATCGCGAGGGCCTCGTCGTGGCTGACGGCGACCGGCTTCTCGCAGACGACGTGCTTGCCGTGCTCGAGCGCGGTCACCGCGAGGGACGCGTGGAGGTGGTTCGGCGTGCAGATGTGCAGGACGTCGACGTCCGGCGCGACGGCCAGCTCGAGCGCCGAGGCGTACGCGCGCTCGGCGCCGACCTCGGCCGCCGCCGCGGCTGAGCGCTCGGGTGTCGAGGCCGCGACGCCGACCAGACGCCCTCCGGCCAGGCGGGCAGATCGAGCGTGGACGCGACCGATCATGCCAAGCCCGGCGATGCCGATGCGGGGACCGTCCTGCTCCATGGCGGGGCACCCTCGCACTTCTGCCGCGCAGCGACAAGAGTTCTGCTGACATCAGCAGAAGTTGGGTCCGAACGCCGTGCGGGCGGGCTAGCGCTGCTGCCGGGTGGGGCGCACGAGGATGTCGTTGAGCGACACGTGCGCGGGCTGGCCGAGCGCGTAGAGGATGATGTTGGCGATGTCCTCGGCCTGCAGCTGGGCGACGCCGGCGAAGCGCTCGCGTTGTGCTTGCTGTTGCTCGGCGCTGAGGTGCGTGCGCAGCTCGGTCTCGACCGCGCCGGGGTTGATCGTCGTGACCCGCACGTCGTGCTCGGCCAGCTCCTGGCGCAGCGCCTCGCTGAACGCGTTGACGGCGAACTTGGTGGCGTTGTAGACCGCCGAGCCGGCGGACGCGCGCACCCCCGCGATCGAGCTGACGGTGACGATGTGGCCGCTGCCCTGCGCGACGAGCTGGTCGACCGCGGCATGCGTCGTGTAGATGACGCCGTACAGGTTGACGTCGACCATCGTGCGCCACTCGTCGGTGTTCGCGCCCGCAACCGGTCCGAGCAGCATGATGCCGGCGTTGTTGACGAGGGCGTCGAGGCCGCCGAGCTCCGTGAGCGTCGTGTTGATGAAGGCCTTGGCCTGCGCCTCGTCGCTGACGTCGGTCGTGACCGCGACGGCCCGACCACCCTGGTTGTTGATGACGTTGGCCAGCGCCTCGATGCGGTCGGTCCGCCGCGCGGCGAGCGAGACGGCGGCGCCGGCCGTCGCCGCCGCGAGCGCCGTCGCCTCCCCGATGCCCGACGACGCGCCGGTGATGGCGACGACCTGCCCTGAAAGATCGATGTCCATGGGGTCGAGGCTAGGGCCGGGCGGCGGAGACCGGCGTACGGCCGCAACACCAGAAACGACGACGCACCGGTGCGGCGGCGATGGCGCCGCCGAC contains:
- a CDS encoding Gfo/Idh/MocA family protein, with the translated sequence MEQDGPRIGIAGLGMIGRVHARSARLAGGRLVGVAASTPERSAAAAAEVGAERAYASALELAVAPDVDVLHICTPNHLHASLAVTALEHGKHVVCEKPVAVSHDEALAIEEAAAAADRVVAVPFVYRYHPVLRHAREIVRAGEIGPVHLVHGSYLQDWLLADTDANWRVDAQLGGPSRAFADIGTHWCDAATFVTGQPFTAVAAELRTVNAERPDVTGVATSVATEDTAAVLLRTADGVTGSVVISQVSPGRKNRLWLQVDGAGASVAFDQEQPETLWIGRREASTIQPRDPQHLAPAAARLATVPAGHPQGYLDCFEAFVADAYAAMATGTVPEGLPTIADGVRAAAVTDAVLASAKAGGWATVGAPELPMFNDSMEVSS
- a CDS encoding SDR family oxidoreductase; this encodes MDIDLSGQVVAITGASSGIGEATALAAATAGAAVSLAARRTDRIEALANVINNQGGRAVAVTTDVSDEAQAKAFINTTLTELGGLDALVNNAGIMLLGPVAGANTDEWRTMVDVNLYGVIYTTHAAVDQLVAQGSGHIVTVSSIAGVRASAGSAVYNATKFAVNAFSEALRQELAEHDVRVTTINPGAVETELRTHLSAEQQQAQRERFAGVAQLQAEDIANIILYALGQPAHVSLNDILVRPTRQQR